Proteins co-encoded in one Seriola aureovittata isolate HTS-2021-v1 ecotype China chromosome 1, ASM2101889v1, whole genome shotgun sequence genomic window:
- the hypk gene encoding huntingtin-interacting protein K: MAAEGDVDLDLEAEENCTGKPAEKPRKHDSGAADLERVTDYAEEKEISSSDLETAMSVIGDRRSREQKAKQEREKELAKVTIKKEDVELIMSEMEISRAVAERSLREHMGNVVEALVALTN, from the exons ATGGCAGCCGAGGGAGACGTCGATTTGGACCTGGAAGCCGAGGAAAACTGCACCGGGAAACCGGCAGAAAAGCCTCGGAAACATGACAGCGGAGCCGCGGATCTGGAGAGAGTCACGGACTACGCGGAGGAGAAGGAAATCTCCAGCTCCGATCTGGAAACG GCGATGTCAGTGATCGGAGACAGAAGGTCACGAGAACAGAAAGCCAAACAAGAAAG AGAAAAGGAGTTGGCCAAAGTCACCATCAAGAAAGAGGACGTAGAACTAATT ATGTCTGAGATGGAGATCTCGAGGGCCGTGGCGGAGCGCAGTCTGAGGGAACACATGGGGAATGTGGTGGAGGCTCTGGTGGCTCTCACCAACTGA